Within Sorghum bicolor cultivar BTx623 chromosome 2, Sorghum_bicolor_NCBIv3, whole genome shotgun sequence, the genomic segment CCACTGCCCCGTAACATCACAGCTCTCTCGCAGTATCCCTCCATGGCCACCTTTTCAGCATCGTGCATAGTAGTGTTTTCCTAGGCTCCTCGGCTTGATATGGCTCATAACCCTACCCAACGGACAACGGTCGCCGGCCATCTCCGCTCGTGGTGGTGCCGGAGCTGACGACAAGTTAACGTGGTGCGCTAGTGGGGCGAGGGACAAAGGGGGTGTTTAATtccaaaaaatataaaattcaaaatACCAAGTACTCCGTAACGATGGAATGCAAAATACCGAAATTTTTATAGTTATATTTAGTTTtatccaaaatgcagaattaaTTACACTCATGAGGGCCTCATGAGGCTTTTTTAGGTTTTTTTTGCCTCTTAAGGCTAAAATtcaaaatggagaataaccatctttttgttaatttttttttacgaaactttttgccaaaaattttgcatagtatttagttctattttgcaaaatagtgaACCAAAacccattttttttttttggaaaatgaggggaactaaacaccctgaAAGTTGAAAATGTACTGTACATGCATAACATTGCAGTCCTCTAACTCACCTAAATGCTATCTCTCCATCCCAAtctgtatggagggagtatttcttTACGACTGGAGTTCCGATCATTCTGAAGCATTGTTTTACCAATGGTGCCGGTCAAGCGCGCCGGCTCGGCAGTCTGGCTCGGGCGATTGGAGTAGTGGCGTCGTATCGTATTGCCGCTCCGCCCGCCGCTCCATCCTGCcaatttaggtcttgtttaattgcaaaaaattttgcaaaatgagtactgtagcattttcgtttgtatttgataaatattgtccaatcatggactaactaggcttaaaagattcgtctcgtcaatttcgatcaaactgtgcaattagtttttattttcgtctatatttaatacttcatgcatgcgtccaaagattcgatgtgacggataatctgaaaaattttacaaaatttttagggaactaaacaaggccttaaataaAAGGCTACCATACCATCCATCACCTACGCCGCCACGTTCACCACGCCAGCCTCCCCGGCCCGGGCACGGCAGGTCTGTGCGTCGCTCTCCGCCGCGGGCGCACGCACGAAGCCACGGAACGCATGGCCGGCCGGGCTCTGACTGGGACGGCGGGCGAACCGACGACGCGTCGTAGTAGGACGCCATATATAATAGAGCCTGGCCACGCACCGCTCCAGTGGTGTCGTGGGAGCTGTCCCCGCGCGCCCGTCTCCAATGATTTATGACAGGAACCCTCTGGTCGCTCCCCCACTCCAGCGGCGAGGCGAGGCGCGGGCGCGGCTGGATGGGCACATGCGGAGCATGACCACCGGCCGCTGCGTAAATGCGGTGAGCgtcggtggcggcggtggctgGCGCGCCGGGCGTTTCATCACTCATCGACCCACCAGTATGTCCATACGAGGACCAGACTGTCGGCTCCTGTACTCGTCTTCGTTCGGCTGGCACGCTCCGGACTCGCGGAGGTCAAAAGGCCGATCCGCCGTACGATACGATCGTGGTGGAGGGCAGTACCACCCACTGCAGATGCAGACACAGCTCCTCCTGGCAACGTGGACGACAGTAGCACCACCCCCACTGTTCGAGTTCGAGTTCTTCACAAGCCCCGGCGCGGCAGGAGATGCCGTTCCTGGATGCATGCCCCAGTTAACTGGAGATGACTCGTGTCTGCACTGGTGCTTCAGTGCTTCTGCTGTTCCTTGCGTTGACCTCGGGTCTCGGGAGCGGCCGGGAGAGATTCAAATACTCTCTCTACTTGTTTAGgcctttttttttgcaaaatttattaaATTTCACGCCACATCAAATCTCACGGCATATGtacaaagcattaaatataaataaaaaataaataactacacaatttatctataatttgcgaaacggatcttttaaatctaattagtccataattagacaatatttggcaaatacaaatgaaaatattaaGGTACtgtttttctaaatttttttgaaactaaataaGGTCTTAGTTCTGATTTTTTATTTAGCCACTAtaccacttttatttgtatttaataattatcatctaatcataaactatagactcaaaaaattcctCCCAAATTACAAACTGTATAACTAattattttaatttatatttaataatttatgcatagattcgatgtgattaagaattttttaaaaaattggattttggctgcaagattctccgtcacatcgaatctttagtcgtatgcatggagcattaaatataaataaaaataaaaactaattacacagtttatctgtaatttgtgagatgaatcttttgagcctagttactccgtgattggacaatgtttgtcaaataaaaacgaaagtgctacagtagccgaaAACCACACTTTttccgaactgaacaaggcctttttttagtttttgggcaAGATAAAAAATGCCTGCTACTCTACAGTTTCAAGAAACAGTGCTGCAGACACTTGAAAGTCGACCATGGCGGCCATGCCTTCTTACGGTCAGTGAGACTGGCAAGCAGGGATGGCCAGCAAGGACGTTTTCTATGCGCGTGCCTCGTGAGAAGATGGATGGATGTCTTCCGTGAGCAGTCATCAACACAGAACACGTGCCTCCCGTCACGCCGTGCCGGGATCATCGGTTAACCTCAGCACCGCATCTTTTATCTTTCACTAGGGAGACGCCCAGTTGCCAGTTGGTACGAGGAAGAGGAAAGCACAAAGCGCAGGAGCTCAGAGCAAGCATGAGTGCATGACCATTGGCGTTGCGTTGGAACCCCCTGAGAGCCCCGTGACCGTGTGTGCGCGTTGCATTGCAACCTGAGACTGTTCCGTAAGCAAATCTTTACGTATGCATCAAAGGGGCATTGGTGATGGCCAACCGGCGAGCAGGATCAGCAGCGCCACTAGGCTGTTTGCATGCTTGCTCAAGGCAGTCAGGCTGTTGGATCAATGATCGACGGAGCATACAGCTTACATCTTCTGTCATCAGGGCCTCAGGGTGGTTCATAGTTCGTCAACCGGAATGCAACCGTAAACAAGGTCTTTCTTACTGTACAGAACAAAACGTCATTCGCTCGCTGACCTGGTGCAGCTAAGCAGACAGCATTGCAATGTATTGGCTCCCCTTCAGCAGCTGCAAGATCTGTGTGGCCATAATGCCCATATAACCATAAAATAAACCCATCCAGGTCCTCGGCTCAAATCTAACACTATTTATTTCCTTCTATAAAATATTCAGCCTGTACCCTCCATACTGACCAACTGGCCCCACCGGCTCAGTCTCAGGCCCCACTGCTGGGTGCGCCCCTCTACGCTACGCGCGTACTATAAACCCCGCTCACACAGCCGCCACGCCTTCCTCCGGACGCCAGTCTGCGACCGCCAAGCGCCGAGCGCAGCCAGGTGTCGCCCGGCCAATGTGACTTGCAGACGAAGCTCGCTCTCGATGGTGGCAAGGTGCGCGTACGCCGACGCCGGCGGGTTGTTCCGCATCTGGCCGATCTTCTCCGCCGCCGCGCTGCGGAGGAAGGTGCTCGAGGTTCTCACGTGCGGCGGGGGCGGTGCCGGCGGCGATGGAGGAGGCGGCTCCTCCTGCCGTGGACGGTCGGCGTACCGGTCGCCGCAGCGGATGCCGAGGCCGAGGCCGCGGTCGGACAGGCTCGCGGAGCTGCTCAGGGCCGAGGAGCAGCCGTCCGAATGCAGCGACGAGGCTGAGGCCGCCGAGGCGGCGGACGTCGCGGCGGCCAGGAAGGTGCAGGCGTTCGAGGAGCTCAAGGGCGTGGTCGGGGCGCTCCAGGACGGCGGTTGCATGTCCCGCGTCGACGCGGCCAAGGCCGTGCGGAAGAAGGCCAAAGACGACGCCGGTGCCAGGGAGATGCTCGCGATGCTCGGCGCCATCCCGCCGCTTGTCGCGATGCTCGACGAGGGCGGAGAGGATATCACGACCGCTGCGCTGTACGCGCTGCTAAACTTGGGGATCGGCAATGACacgtgagttttttttttctgccaGCCTTGTGTTGTCTTCCTCTGTTTCGTGATCAGATCTGGCCTGCCATCTGGGTGGGGGAGGGTTTGGTTTCTGATATGCAGAGCTGTCCGCATGATTGCCAGGAACAAGGCGGCGATCGTGCAAGCCGGTGCCGTGCACAAGATGCTCCGCATTGCGGAGGGCGGCGGCGCGTCCGGCGCGCTGACGGAGGCCGTGGTCGCCAACTTCCTCTGCCTCAGCGCACTCGACGCCAACAAGCCCGTCATCGGCGCGTCCGGGGCCGCGCCGTTCCTCGTGCGCGCGTTCCAGGCCGCCGCGTGCTGCTCCACCGAGCAGGCGCGCCACGACGCGCTGCGCGCGCTCCTGAACCTCTCCATCGCGCCCGCCAACGCGCCGCACCTGCTGGCGGCCGGGCTCGCGCCGGCGCTGGTGGCGGCCGTGGGGGACGCCGCAGCCCCCGTGACGGACCGCGCGCTCGCCGTGCTCTGCAACCTCGTGGCGGCCTGCCCCGAGGGCCGCCGCGCCGTGAGCCGCGCCCCCGACGCGGTGCCGTCCCTCGTCGACGTGCTCAACTGGGCCGACGAGCCCGGGTGCCAGGAGAAGGCGGCCTACGTGCTCATGGTCCTGGCGCACCGTAGCTACGGTGACCGTGCGGCCATGGTCGAGGCCGGCGCCTCGTCCGCGCTCCTGGAGCTGACGCTCGTCGGCACGGCGCTCGCGCAGAAGCGCGCGTCCAGGATCCTGGAGATCCTCCGCGCCGACAAGGGCAAGCAGGTCGCGGACGACGCCTCAGGCGTCGTGGCGACGGTGTCGGCGCCGCAGGAGCGCAGGTGCCGCGGGGACGGGGAGGAGTCGGTGGACGGGGAGTTCGCCGACGCCGGCATGAGCGCAGAGAAGCGCGCCGTGCGGCAGCTGGTTCAGCAGAGCCTGCAGAGCAACATGCGCCGCATCGTCCGGCGCGCGCGGCTGCAGCAGGACTTCGCTCCGGCATCGACCGAGAGCCTCAAGGCGCTCACTGCCTCCTCCACCTCCAAGAGCCTGCCGTTCTAGGAGACGATGCCAAGCCCCACAGAGGCCAGAAAAACACAGGTAAAAAAAGACAAGCTTATTCATCGCCGTCCCTTAACAGCTACACATCGCCAGAAACACTGTTTTCGTCTGGAACCTTAGCTCTAGCTAGTTGATCACTCAACTACCGTATCAACATTCAACACTGATCTTGCAGTTTGTCTGCCGTTACAGTCCCTGACTGAATCATTGTCTCAGAAAAGGCTACTACTAAACAAGAAGTCTAATCAGCCATGGAAATTTCCACTTGTTGCTACTTGCTAGCAAACATATTGGATTTCCACTAACCAACCAAGCACAGTTTTAGATTTTCTCAGTTTCTTTAATCTTTGACCATCCACCACAACCAACAAGTACAGCAACTACAAGGGTCTAGTATTTTGGAACTGTCCTAAACTACAACATCAGGCGTTTTCCACCCTGGAAACCGGTCTGCAAGAAGGTTAAAAAGCCTTCTTCTCATTCCTGGCttgggtcgtcgtcgtcgatcgcCACCCTTTACCTCGACCTCGAGCGCGAGACCACGGTCATTAACAGCTGCTTTGTTGCTTTCTGGCAAAGCAAGCTCGAGCCCCAACAGTTCATTGTCGTCCTTACCCTACCCAAAAGCTCGAGACAGGTCATCATTACGCTCGCTTTGTCCAGCAAGTCACAGCTGAATGACTGATCCACTGTCATTACTCCTGTAAACCAGCTCTGGAATCCATGGAATAGTTTATACTGTACAAGAGATTTTTCTATCTCCTGCTGAACTGTGCTACTGCTTTTGATGCCGGGCCAGACAGTAAAAAAACTCTCTGAATCTGTCTTTGCAGCAAGGAAGAAGAGGCCAGGAGAGTAATGAGGAGACTTTTGCTAGCTGCCGTCTGCGCTGCATCTGCATTCCGCCGTTGTTGCATGCGTCGGAGACCGGGAATCTTTGGGGTGCCTGAAGCGGGGTGATGAGAAAATGAGCTAATCTAATCACTTGTTTATGGGCTGCTCGCTTGCTCGTCGCCCTTTTCTCGTGCCTGCTGATGGAACCCACGTGCACGGGCCGACCTGTTCAAATTCAGACGACAGACAAGAGCTGGCTTTGAGATGTTCTCCTAATCGCTTTCGCATTTGTTAATCGCTTCGATTGTTCTCTTTCGCTTTTGTATATGGGAATAGCTAGGTTAAGTAGTTTAGTCATACTACATCTAGTAGCCAGTGCGTGTCAGGGCTTTGCTCTTTAGGTGTGTGTGTGCACATGTTCTTGTGTTGGAGAGTGTGGTAGGGTAGTGGAAAGTTTTAGAAGAACTAGAAAGAGGATGTAgactttttatatatttataaacTATGATGCTGGCtcatttataatttttttatagcCTGTTCGCTTAAATTTTTTAtagcctgttcgcttgagcttatcagccgaatctgtcaATCATTTGgtagtatttttcttttataataaatcaacgaacaatACTTTCTGCCATGACTTATCTTTGACCACCTGAATTCTCTACCTGATTTAGCTTTGGTCATGTTCGGAATTTACATTTTGAggttattaaggccttgtttagttccgaaaaaattttggatttcgctactgtagcactttcgtttttatttgataaatattatccaatcatgaactaactaggatcaaaagattcgtctcgcgatttacagacaaactgtgtaattagtttttatttttatctatatttaatgcttaatgcatgtgccgcaagattcgatgtgacggagaatcttgaaaactttttggattccggggtgaactaaacaaggccttaaagcaTCAGATGGCCAGCAACATGAACATATCGGTCTACTAGAACCCCAACTTATGCCCAACAGACAGATGTTACCAACGATTACAGGTTAAACTATCGTTCTTTGTATCAAAATATAGCATAGTATTCGTGACGAGTACATGAGGGCTAGACGTTAACCAAATGGCCGACCGTGTTATAAAGACAACCATCTCTTTGGTAAACCATTACCAACTTTTGTTGATTGACCGTTGGCTTTGTATTGAATTGACCGTTTAATCTTTGTCCAACAACACAACCAACTCTAATAAAGGGTTTCTTTGGCATAGCTGCTGGTGGCTTTGGCTTCTTTACTTTTTTGGCACTGTAGCAAAATGCTTCTATGAGCGGCTTCACCGACTTCTAGTTATAAAATAGCTCGATGAAATTCACTACCCCATGGAGCTAAATTCAGGACTGAAAAGTGCTACTAGAGTCACCTAACCAACTCATCTCTCTTGAAATTCATGAAATGTCTTCCATTCACTCTCTAGACATTTTGTGACAGACTTGTTATGAATAGTAGATTGCTCATGTGTTTTGTTATTGACTGGTTGTgtatttcaaaattccaaaactGACATTTTTCTCTTTACGAGCaccattttatatatttttattttttaagtaAACTACTTTGAAATTCCAAACATAATTTTGTAGAGCTGATGTTTATCTTGGGATAAATTATATGGGGATTTACCTAAGAATGGAGTAGATTCTTACTGCTTGTACTAGGCAAACCTACAACAATGATGGTACATCGTtgttaaaaaatattttgaggAAAAGGTAGTTGTTCATTCCTGTCATGATGCTTTTAAATACACAGAGTTCTCAGTTGCTGGACTCACCATTAAGCACAAATGCAGTCAGTGTCAAGCCAAGATGGTAAGATGCTATTCCTTTCTTCAGTATCCCACTTCTGTGGTGCTATATGTCTCTAACCTCATCAAATGCCCTTAGGATTTTCAATGGAACAAACATGcccttttaaaaaaaaacaaagaacatGTGAAAAGGGTCATTGTCCATCCATGGCTTCCATGGCGAGTACTCCTTGGCCACGCTGCTTTTCTCCAAAATGGCAATAGCTACACAGCTTGACGCAATGGTCAAATTGAGCCTATACTCTTCCTGTGCAAGCACGTCAATCGACTGAGGCCAACAATGTTCCGGCCAAACCTGGTAGCCTTTTCTTGGTTTAACTGaagtttaattttttttatttctgtaACATCTACATGCGCTTACTAATTCAACTCATTAGATTGAATTCAATGTGTACCCAAACAAGAAATTTTTATCTGTATTAAGTTCTAGCCGATTCACCTAGTTTTCAAAATTGGTAATATAATTAATTTGCACTAATGAAATGCCGATTCATAGTAACATGGTTCTATGCCTTTGCTTTTGTTTTGATCAATATTTGGTATTATAACAttttgaataattcatatatgcatGTGCTTCATATATAATATTATAACTTATAAATTAAGTTCAGAATATGATGTTTGAATTTAATTAAATATTATGTAGTGACCTTAGCTTTGATGAGTTCCAATGCACTGTAGCAAGTATTGGTAtattcttagtatttttctttgAAAACATGTACGATGAACACGAGAGGGTACGGCTTAAAAATAAGTAAAATTTCAAAATCATTGAAACTTGAACTCAAGACAAATATATCCTAACAACTGAAACCAAGTGGACATGGGAGAAGCTAGTGTTACTGATTTTGTCATGGTTTAGGGTAGAAGGCTTAATACAATGAATATATGGAACCTTATTAAAAACTGAAACCAAGTGGACATGGGAGAAGCTAGTGGCAGATCCAATGGTTCGTCATATTGGAGACAAACAAAAGAACGTGACATGGATATATGACAGGTAGAGGGTTTGACTTGCGGGAGAAGCTCGCAGGTTGGATGGACAACATCAACCTACGATATTATGATGCCGTGTTCGACCgtttctatttttatttatcAAAAAAAGTTCTCATTTTGAGATTTTGGCATAGTCATATTTTACTCTTTTTTCATTAAATATTTTGATAAAAATAGATAAATCAGTAACCTTTTTCATCCCTATacattgttggatgctaagCTTGTTTGATTTGCCCTCATGAAAACTTGCATGGTGCAGACATAGTTATTAGAACTAGATCGGACCGACTGACTAGTAAAAGACCGAACCAGAGACAACTATAGTGGCTTGGTTTGTTTCAAAGACCGTCCATGCAATCAGACCCCACTAAAAACTGGTTGAACTTGAACCTACGAAACCAGTGAACCGACCAATTCCATTTGATCTATTTTGTTTttcctatgagctccaaattCGGGAAATAATATGTCTATTTTGATTATTTTGATGAGCTCTTTACAATGGTAAATATTTGAATTAAGTTTTTTAATTCATAAATGATCCATATACTATCTTTTCATGCGTATTTTTGGCATATCCTGCAAAACAACTGTAGAGCACTAGAATTTGTGGAACTTTTCAAATTAAGACCCATCTTGCTATGATGCATTATGAAATGTTGTCATTTTATTATAATTTTGCTATCATATTATTCGAATTAAGAATTACCAATAGACACATGCTAATTTTAGAGTACCTTTTGTAGACTTGTGGCTAGATTAGTGGAAAGCTGGTTTTAGAATTGTGTTGTTTATCAATTTATTTGTATATGCCATTAACTATATGTTGCTAATTATTTGTTATATTTTTTAGGCAGCAATTTGAAGTATTTGTGGGCGGTTATTGAACTATCAGTTCTTTACGGTTAGACCAGTGAACCAGCGAGCAGATGGCCTTATCGGTTCGATGTCTGATCCTAATAATTATAGATGTCTAGTGGCTTATGTGCATATAGGAGCAAGAACTAAATAGCCACACTATCTATGGTGTGCTGGCCCGGTGGGTAGAAGTCTTGGTTCACTTCTTCACGATGATGGTGCGCGGGGGGAGTGGGAGTCAAAATGAAGAGGATTTGTGGATTTTAGGTTCCCCTAGAACAATTGTAAACAACTTAAAGCTCAGTAGTGTTTCCGGCTTGTTTCTTGTTTTTTctgatatttttttctttattttttctatattatctcttattttttctatttatttagacccaatattctctttgtattCTATATAACTTTTTAGAGTCCCCTGGTCACGGATTATGTAATTTTTTACTCACTTGTACCCTATCGCTAACTTTCTAGAATTTTGTATTGCTAGAAGTCCAAACCTGTACCCAATTGGTAAGTTTCTAGACTTTTGTATCGTTAGAAGTCCAAAATAAATTAGCTGCATTTGTTAGATGATATCATGATGACCTTATGATGATGTGGCATAATAATTTTTCATTACCGCGACGCGGTTTCCGTCAAGAAAGATGAGTACTCCCTACTGTTACATAATTTTTTACATTTTGGAAAAGGCTGAGCTTAAACTTTTGAAGCGATTACTAATAACTTTTAAAATATTGTTTGAAGACAACAAGATAGCATACATAAATTATAGTCTTATAAAGGACTTTATAGATGTATATTGTCATTAAACTTGTAATATATTATAACTCAAAGCTAACTTTTGCATATGAAGTTCGTTTACACCACAACCCTTAatatttatctaaaaaaattcataacttttataTATGATACGAAGTCAAAAATATGTGGTATAAATGGTTGTGGTGGGCATAATGATCACTCTTAATTTTGTTTCTCTCATCGACTCCTAACATTATTATTCCAATAGTTATAGTGTCTAAGCTAATTGTTATAATAAAAAGTGCCATATactaaatactccctccgtacctAAAAAAGTTGACGTTTTGGATCCCTGTGTAGATTTTGCAAAGCTTGTCGTTTTGCACTGACAGCTGCTGCCGCGGACGGAAATACCCCTGCGCTCACGTCCTTTCGGTCTGCCAAGAGCACGTCCGTTCGGCTAGTCGCTGCACGCGCTCGCGTCCGTTTGGCTGGCCGCTGCCAAGCGCGGCGTCTGTTCAGCTGCCAGGGCTCCTTGCGAGCCACTCAGCTGCTAGCATGCAAAATAAAGCAAAAATGAGTGGCTGCTGCCAGGGCTCGAACCCAGGATGCAATGCTCGAATTGCTAGGCACTTGCCAGCTGAGCCAGTTTGTTTTCTTGTATAAAGAGCCTCAGCCACCATATTTATTAGGGGTAGACATGGAAAACTAACCCCTAATTAATCACTCCTTGGTTAGCACAAttatgtcctaaacg encodes:
- the LOC8068361 gene encoding U-box domain-containing protein 13 yields the protein MVARCAYADAGGLFRIWPIFSAAALRRKVLEVLTCGGGGAGGDGGGGSSCRGRSAYRSPQRMPRPRPRSDRLAELLRAEEQPSECSDEAEAAEAADVAAARKVQAFEELKGVVGALQDGGCMSRVDAAKAVRKKAKDDAGAREMLAMLGAIPPLVAMLDEGGEDITTAALYALLNLGIGNDTNKAAIVQAGAVHKMLRIAEGGGASGALTEAVVANFLCLSALDANKPVIGASGAAPFLVRAFQAAACCSTEQARHDALRALLNLSIAPANAPHLLAAGLAPALVAAVGDAAAPVTDRALAVLCNLVAACPEGRRAVSRAPDAVPSLVDVLNWADEPGCQEKAAYVLMVLAHRSYGDRAAMVEAGASSALLELTLVGTALAQKRASRILEILRADKGKQVADDASGVVATVSAPQERRCRGDGEESVDGEFADAGMSAEKRAVRQLVQQSLQSNMRRIVRRARLQQDFAPASTESLKALTASSTSKSLPF